A stretch of the Zeugodacus cucurbitae isolate PBARC_wt_2022May chromosome 6, idZeuCucr1.2, whole genome shotgun sequence genome encodes the following:
- the LOC105214492 gene encoding conserved oligomeric Golgi complex subunit 7, with amino-acid sequence MDIAALSDETFNAIDWINVNYNKYTAEQAEGCADKSTLPDNADALAMSFIDKYVSKLHLYIQQVHGAVEETGQKLVSGMPRVIKEALLLQAEVEELKKRMQAMRKEMTDVQEETGDCMAALERLNTIQTKLQKAKESLQESDGWGNLISELEDCFEHNNMKGAFEKLLSLQKSLQVQEQLAGHAERLTQVEDFKNRLEALASPNVVQCFAEGDLEQTKQYVNIFTGIGRISQLEQYYRAVQKNTLQQKWKQILDVQAAENTMQQQFLSIFYNNLVEQCQQQVKWCADVFDYEHGNVQPIIVVVELLPTLQPTRENHVLQLLKACNERLELLEECSQANHKFMSHLTAFLEQSKIELSHEMQYQIVQAVYGYFHRFIDQYPRIEETHLSAQIDKILVSHASAGDSVRHLENCNQKIFDWLNESCERSKNITDDLGLCKLIEIMSAILKKILDNFSKTQRQIALSIGQATENWLALQCAMSLLQCLADFQIKLHKFEKHIQNRLIRLKENVITAKMDKIYNICNILDNQEQTNLLNTIERYQQKLAETSGTDSTFTRFFAAIYDQVKIHCEETHEIALNVLLKPVEEHLLNIQPSLSLNTDSLLPANMPEFSFVPQECITQIGQYLLTLPQHLEPLLFTPSPLLKQALEICNVKYTQPVPCADILLSLVVEQCCLLYQSQILQVKTLSQTSSKQFAVDIEYLSNVVEELGLSISVGLSQILTLLKADPENYLALSGGCEPRLVTAIRQMRNIVSTQ; translated from the exons atggATATTGCCGCGTTGTCTGATGAGACATTTAACGCAATTGATTGGATAAATGTAAACTACAATAAATATACAGCAGAACAAGCGGAAGGTTGTGCGGATAAAAGTACTTTGCCGGATAATGCCGACGCGCTGGCGATGAGTTTTATTGACAAATATGTTTCCAAATTACACTTGTACATACAGCAAGTACACGGTGCAGTTGAAGAAACTGGTCAAAAATTAGTTTCAGGCATGCCGCGTGTTATAAAGGAAGCACTTTTACTACAAGCTGAAGTGGAGGAATTAAAAAAACGTATGCAAGCTATGCGTAAGGAAATGACCGATGTACAAGAGGAAACTGGTGATTGCATGGCTGCATTGGAACGTTTAAATACCATACAAACTAAACTACAAAAAGCCAAGGAATCCCTACAGGAATCCGATGGTTGGGGAAATCTAATAAGCGAATTGGAGGATTGCTTTGAACACAATAACATGAAG gGTGCATTTGAGAAACTGCTTAGCTTGCAAAAGTCTTTACAAGTGCAAGAACAATTAGCTGGACACGCTGAGCGACTCACACAGGTGGAAGACTTTAAAAATCGTTTAGAAGCTTTGGCTTCACCAAATGTAGTACAGTGTTTTGCTGAGGGTGACTTAGAACAGACGAAGCAATACGTGAATATTTTCACTGGCATAGGACGTATCTCTCAACTAGAACAATACTATCGTGCTGTTCAAAAAAATACCTTGCAACAAAAATGGAAACAGATTTTGGACGTACAAGCGGCCGAAAATACAATGCAACAACAGTTTCTTTCAATATTCTACAATAATTTAGTGGAACAATGTCAACAGCAAGTAAAATGGTGCGCCGATGTGTTCGATTATGAACATGGCAATGTCCAACCTATCATCGTTGTTGTAGAACTATTGCCAACATTACAACCAACACGTGAGAATCATGTGTTACAATTGCTTAAAGCGTGTAATGAGCGTCTAGAACTTTTGGAAGAGTGTTCGCAGGCGAATCATAAATTTATGTCGCATTTAACAGCATTCCTAGAGCAATCGAAAATAGAATTATCGCATGAAATGCAATATCAAATAGTGCAAGCCGTGTACGGATACTTCCACAGATTTATAGATCAATATCCACGTATAGAGGAAACACATTTATCAGCACAAATAGATAAAATATTAGTGAGCCACGCGTCAGCAGGTGATTCTGTGCGTCATTTGGAGAATTGTAaccaaaaaatttttgattggcTTAATGAATCTTGTGAACGCAGCAAAAATATAACCGACGATTTGGGACTATGTAAACTTATAGAAATTATGAGtgcaattttaaagaaaattttggaTAATTTCTCAAAAACTCAACGTCAAATTGCCTTAAGTATAGGACAAGCTACAGAAAATTGGTTGGCACTACAATGCGCGATGTCACTTTTACAGTGCTTGGCGGATTTTCAAATAAAGttacataaatttgagaaacatATACAAAACCGTTTGATTAGATTGAAAGAAAATGTTATCACCgccaaaatggataaaatctacaatatatgtaatattcttGATAATCAAGAgcaaacaaatttgttaaatacCATTGAAAGGTATCAACAAAAATTAGCAGAAACCAGTGGCACAGATTCAACGTTTACAAGATTTTTCGCTGCAATATATGATCAAGTGAAAATACATTGTGAAGAAACACATGAAATTGCTCTAAATGTTTTGTTGAAACCGGTGGAGGAGCATCTTTTAAATATACAACCATCATTAAGCTTAAATACCGATTCGTTGCTACCAGCTAATATGCCAGAATTCAGTTTTGTACCACAAGAGTGTATCACTCAAATAGGACAATATTTACTGACGCTGCCGCAACATCTGGAACCGCTATTATTTACACCATCACCGTTACTTAAACAAGCTCTCGAGATTTGTAACGTGAAATATACGCAACCTGTTCCATGTGCCGACATATTGTTGTCTTTAGTCGTGGAGCAATGTTGTCTACTCTATCAATCTCAAATATTGCAAGTAAAAACTCTGTCACAAACTTCTTCTAAACAATTTGCTGTGGATATTGAGTATTTGTCCAATGTCGTCGAAGAATTGGGCTTGTCTATTAGTGTTGGCTTATCGCAAATTTTGACATTACTTAAAGCTGATCCGGAGAATTACTTGGCTTTGAGCGGGGGCTGTGAACCGCGTTTAGTAACGGCCATACGACAAATGCGCAATATTGTTTCAACTCAATAG
- the LOC105214491 gene encoding uncharacterized protein LOC105214491 codes for MNTTSESVKNLLFLTKNQKYDDELYGCLLKLIPLGKTVLVITRSSASPELLPLMEKAGMKVHKNKQSLQRLFFICCDNIEGVIKILFDLHKWANKPHIIVLDLHAFGCWENEQNKYFAHEGYKAFSRGSLLKRFMLCFAVLFNNMNILNKVLADTVVDGDKKSLNIFSIVVLPKSSTLLTASDVDLIIDMYYCNNTYEEFADIFQLINSTATSDQAPD; via the exons ATGAATACGACTTCAGAAAGTGTaaagaatttattatttctaacaaaaaatcagaaatatgATGACGAACTTTACGgt tgcTTATTAAAATTGATTCCATTGGGTAAAACAGTGCTAGTCATCACACGTTCATCAGCATCACCTGAACTCTTACCATTAATGGAAAAGGCAGGAATGAAAGtgcacaaaaataaacaaagtttGCAGCgtttgtttttcat atgTTGTGATAATATTGAaggtgtaattaaaatattgtttgatttACACAAGTGGGCCAACAAACCTCATATAATTGTATTGGATCTACATGCATTTGGTTGTTGggaaaatgaacaaaataaatattttgcacatGAAGGGTACAAAGCATTTTCAAGAGGATCTCTATTGAAACGTTTTATGCTATGCTTTGCTGTATTgtttaataatatgaatatattaaacAAAGTGCTCGCAGACACTGTAGTAGACGGTGACAAAAAgtcgttaaatatatttagcatTGTGGTATTACCGAAGTCTAGTACACTATTAACAGCATCGGATGTAGACCTTATCATCGACATGTATTATTGTAACAATACATACGAAGAATTTGCAGACATTTTCCAATTGATAAACTCAACAGCTACTTCCGATCAAGCGCCAGATTAG